ATTATTGTGTCAAAAAACTATATATATTTTCCCATTACTTTGCATCACAAAGCAATATCTTAGCAAATCTTTTAGTACTATTGTTGGTTGATCCCAACCCCTCTAAATACAATAGTTAAATATTGTATTTTAGGTATTTATATTTTACTGTTAATGCGTATTTAGCAGTCATAATTTTCTTTTTCTTTTGATAGTTGTAAAATTTCATAGATATAATTTTTAAATGCTCCCCTGCCTTTGTTGGTTATCTTAATCAGCGTTTTCACCCTCCCATTTATTATTGATTTTTTTTGCTCTATAAATCCAACTTCTTCCAACTTTTTCAGATGATGTTCCAAGTTCCCATCTGTCAACCCCAACCGCTCCTTCAGATAATTAAAATCACAGTACTCCAAACCATACAATACCGCCAAAATCCTAACCCTAACTACAGAGTTGAATATACTCATGATTTCCCATCTATTCTTTTTTAGCATTATCAAAAAGCAAATTCTGCTAAAAACTGGACCACTATACTATGAGTTCTTATCTATTCTTTTTTAGCATTTATCAAAAAGCAAATTGCTGCCAAAAACTGAACTAAAGCAAGAATCAAAAACTGGCAATTGTAGTATATAATCATTGGAATTGAGGAGAGCATTATTAAAATGCCTAAAAACTGTCTTTTCCTCGATTTGAACAAAACCCCCTCAATACTTAACAAAAAACCAAACATGACTGCAACAACTATACCCATAATTTTTGGATATACATTTAATGCAATAATGGTCGAGATGACAATTGCAAGCATACCATAAACAACAATTCTTTCAAAAATTTTGTCAAAATACGATTTAAACTTCTTATACATTTTTTCCTGCCTAATAATTAGTATACCACCGATTATTGTTAGTAGTGGAACTGCAAAGAAGACGTTGATGGATTCATTTACTATTGCAACGTGTACTAACACGAACACCAAAGAACTTAAAAAATAGGATATGAAGTAAACTTTGTTTTTGTATTTGATATCTTCTGAACTGTAACTTTTTTCAGTTAGTTCTAAGATTTCTTTAATGTCCATAAATCCCACCACTCTTTTGTGGAAGTTGCGTTTGATAAGTTGTTCTGCGAATTTATGCCAATACCCAACACAATAAAAATTTTTGAAAGAATAATGAAACATATTTTAATTGAGAATTATAACGAAGTTTGAAATTTTAAATAGGTTTGTAATTTAATCACATTGTGCATAACAAATCTGTTCATTTTAAGGAATCTGAGGTAAACATATGTTACACATGTTATACATATATAATATTACTTACGTACTATATATATGATACTGAAAAATGTGGTGAAAAAAGAATATGTAATCTCAGTTTGGTGTAAAATCTAAAATTCGATAAATTCTTTTATTCTTTCCATCCCTTCTTTTATTTTCTCATATGAGTTTGCATAAGAGATTCTTATATGATTTTTTCCAACACTTCCAAAGCCTATGCCTGGAACAGTGGCAACCTTTTTTTCCTCGAGTAGTTTGGTTGAAAATTCCCTTCCATCCATACCTACATCAGGGAAATAATAGGCAGCAACAGGATTGTTCACCCTCCAACCGAAGGATTTGATATACTTCAAAACCAATCGTCTTCTCCTATCAAATTCTTTAATCATATAATCCCTTGCTTTTTTAACATTATCATCAAAAACTTTTAACGCCCCATATTGGGCAAAAGTTGTTGGTGCAATGAATAAATTCTGTTGTAGTTTTAGAACGGCGTTTATAATTTCCCTATTTGATATAACATAACCTATCCTCCACCCAGTCATAGCGTAGAGTTTTGAGAATCCATTGACTATAATGGTTTTTTCTAAGTTTTCATCAAGTTCTATTGCAGATACGTGTTTTCCTTCATAAACAAGTCCTGAATAAATTTCATCAGATATCACATATGGGACGTTTTCATAAATTTCTTTAAAAATTTCCTTTGAAACAACCTCTCCCAGTGGATTTGATGGGGAATTTACTATAACTGCTTTTGTTCTCTTACTTATATAATTCTCAATTTCCTCAAAATTGCAATAAACTGGAATTCCCCCGCAGAACTTAATAATATTTTTATAACATGGATAGGAGGGATTCTGTATTAAAACCTCATCCCCTCTATCTATTATTGATGAGATTGCAAAAAACAAACCTAAACTTGAACCTCCAGTTATTATAATATTGTTTGGAGAAACATCTACACCATATTCTCTTTTATATTTTTCAGAGAGTTTTTCTCTCAACTCATAAATTCCTAAACTATCTGTATAGTGAGTTTTGCCATCTTTTAAAGCATCTAAACATGCATCAACTATTGGCTTTGGTGTATCAAAATCCGGCTCCCCAATTTCTAAATGAATAACATCTTCCCCTCTTCTCTCCATGTCCTCACATTTTGCTAAGATATCCATAACTTCAAAAGATTCAAAATCCATAACTCTTTCTGAAAGCATGATATCACTGCATGTATTTTATTATTTGAAATTTTAGTATGATCTGCGACTAATTTAAACCTAAGTTAAATCTATTTCGCAGGATGGCATGCAATTTGAAATCAATATAACTAAAAACATTAAATTTAAATAATCTTATACCATTTATAATTGTTTGCTAAATTTTTTATAATTAATTTTTAACAAGTTTTAAATTAGCAAAGAATTCTTTCAAAATTTGGATAAGTAGGATAATAGAGTAAAATTTAAATGTGTTTTTCTCATATGTTAATAAAACATCATTTAAAAAACAATGAAGGTGATGGAATGAGGAATATCATTGTGAAAAAATTGGATTTACAACCAGTAGAAGAAAGACCTGTAGAGATCGTAGAGAGGAAGGGATTGGGGCATCCAGACAGTATTTGTGATGGTATAGCAGAGAGTGTAAGTAGGGCATTGTGTAATATGTACAAGGAAAGATTTGGGACTGTTTTACACCACAACACAGACCAAGTTGAACTTGTAGGTGGGCATGCCTATCCTAAATTTGGCGGAGGGAATATGGTAAGCCCAATTTACATTTTATTATCTGGAAGGGCAACAATGCAAATCCATGACAAAGAGAAGAATGAGATTATAAAACTTCCAGTAAGTACTGTTGCTGTAAAGGCGGCAAGAGAATATTTGAAAAAGATTTTAAGAAATGCGGATATTGATAAAGATGTTGTTGTAGATTGTAGAATTGGGCAAGGTTCCATGGATTTGATTGATGTTTTTGAGAGGCAGAAGAATAAAGTTCCACTTTCAAACGATACATCATTTGGAGTTGGATATGCACCATTATCAACAACCGAAAAAATTGTCTTGGAAACAGAGAAATATTTAAATAGTGATGAATTAAAGAAAGAACTTCCAGCAGTAGGAGAAGATATAAAGGTTATGGGATTGAGAGAGGGTAAAAAAATAACATTGACCATTGCAATGGCAGTTGTGGATAAATATGTGAAGGATGTTGAAGAGTATAGAAAAATTATTGAGGACGTTAGAAGTAGGATTGAGAAAATTGCAAAAGAAATTGCAAAGGATTATGAAGTTGAGATTCACATCAACACCGCTGATGATTATGAAAGAGAGAGTGTATTTTTAACAGTTATTGGAACATCAGCAGAGATGGGTGATGACGGTTCAGTAGGGAGAGGAAATAGGGTTAATGGTTTAATAACACCATTTAGACCTATGAGTATGGAAGCGGCAAGTGGTAAAAACCCAATAAACCACGTAGGGAAGATTTACAACATATTGGCTAACTTGATAGCAAATGACATTGCAAAATTAGATGGTGTTAAGGAGTGCTATGTAAGAATATTGAGCCAGATTGGTAAGCCAATTGACCAACCAAAGGCATTGGATATTGAGATTATTACTGAAGAAGGATACAAATTAGAGTATATCGAACCTAAAGCAAAAGAGATAGCAAACAAATGGCTTGACAACATCATGGAAGTTACAGAAATGATTATAGAAGGAAAGGTGACTACATTCTAAATTTTAATCAATTATATTGAATCTTCTCCTTATTCCCTCATATAAGTCAATAACATTTCCATTCAAAAATGCAGACATTGTATATATAACTCCAGGGGGAAGAATATTTGTTGGTGTCCCTCTCCTTACAAAATAAGCCCCATCAAATCCCAACAAGCCCCCAAATATCATTCCTGCTAATTTTGGAAGTTCCTTAAGTTCTTCGAAAGTTATAACTACAACAGGGTCATCTGTTGAAACACCAACATATCCAACACCATGAATCTTTTTTGGTTTATTTGATACGGATGAAGAGGCATCGTATCCAAACTTTTTTCCAATTTCCTCAACAAACAATGCCATTTCATTAACAATATCTTCTCCTCCATAAGTATCAAATGAAACAATTAATGCATCTCCATATTTAGAACCTGCCTTTGCAATAGCATAAGAAACCCCCTCTCCTGCATCCTCTGGATTCTCTGAGATTCCATTTAAATCATCAAAACCTTCAGCATGTTTTTTTAATATGTCAATGATTATTTTATTTGTCTCCTCAATTAAATTTTCTGGAACAAAGGAGGTTATAACAATATCATCACCAGTAACATTTGTTAATACTGCCTTAACTCCAATTTTTGAGAGTTTCCTTTTTATCTCATAATCTATCTTCTCATTTACCTTTGGATTTGTTGAGACGTCATTTGAGGACACATCAATCCCTATTGCCGAAATGTAATACATAATATCAACCATTTTTGTTTTATTAGAATTTAGTTTATTTGAAAAAATTTAACATACTCTTACAAATGCCCATTTTCATTATACTCTTTTTATATTCTTCTTCCCACTCTTCTCTAAATTTCCTCAAAACATAATCATCATATATATATTCAACATCAACCTTTGCCTCAATTAAAATTAATCCCTCTGCTGGTGCTGGAGGAACCCCCTCTCTATAGTTTACGTCTAAAAGTTTATCAATCCAATCAACTGGCTTTTTTTTACTTCCCACATAGGATAAAGCAGTTACTATTTTCCTAACCATATTCCATAAAAAACTCTCTCCAATAACATCAATAGTTATGAAATATTCATTTGCATCTATTTTAATGTTGTAAATTGTTCTTATTGAACTTCTTTCTTTGCTCCTATCTTTTTTTGATAAATTGTGGAAGGAATGTGTTCCTATTAATTTTTTGGATGCCTCTCTAATTAATTCAATGTTGTAATTTTCATTTGGCAAAATATACCTATAATGCCTATACTCTACATTTGGAATTTCATCTATCTCCCTATATCCCAAAACCCAAATACCTTTCCCTCTCAATTTTGAATATATGAATGACAGAATTGGCTTTTTATTTAATTCAACAACAACAAAATTTCCTAAGGCAGAGACACCCTTATCTGTCCTTCCCCCACTGAATATAATCTTCTCTTCCTTTAAATAACCACATTCTTTTAAGGCATACATTAAAACATCAACAACAGTGTTTCTGTGTGGTTGAGATTGGGAGGAATACCTTCCATCATAAGCGATTTTTAGAATATACATGAAATCACCAAATTAAATGATTTTTTGCAATTTTGGGATATATTAGTTGTTAGTGAATTTTTTTGAACATTATTTGGCATAATGAATTTCTGAAAGAACATTAAAACCATTTTTAAAATTTTAAATAAAGATTATTTAACCTTTAATTTTCATGGTGGTTATGTCCATTTATTAACGCGAACAATTATATAGTTCAATTTAAAATTTTCCTAAATATTTTAGTTTTTACTAAAACTCTTCATAAACCTATACTTTATAACCACGGGCGGGATGTCAATGTCCTTAACTTTCTCATTATATGGAATTGCCTTTGCAATGATGACCTTTAATTTATTCTCCTTTAATGCCTTTTTAAAAACCTCTTCCAACTCTTCCTCAGTTTCCACAGTTACTGCATCAATACCACATGCCTTAGCAACCTTTTCCAAATCTGTGTTTGTTGTGTGCGTTGGTTGATTTCCAGTTGAACCATAAGCACTATTATCAACAATAACGAGAACCAAATTTTCTGGTTTCATGTAGCCAATTGTGGATAAAGAACCCATGTTCATCAAAACTGAACCATCTCCATCAATTACAACAACCTTCTCTTGTGTAGATAAAGCCAATCCCAAACCAATTGATGAAGCCAATCCCATAGAACCGAGCATGTAGAAATTTCTATCCCTATCTTTAACATGATACAACTCCTTGCTTGGAAATCCTATATTGCTTATAACCAACTCATCCTCTACATGCTTCATCAATATTCTAATGATGTCAATCCTTCTCATCGAACTCATATTATCTCCTCAATATTTTTCAATTAACTCTCTCAAATTTAAAATACCTTTATGGATGGCAGTGGCTATTAAAATTCCATCAACTCCTAAATCATAGGCAACCCTAATATCATCCTCGTTTTTAATTCCACCACCAATATAAATTGGATTATCTACTTTGTTTATAATATTTTTTATCAATTCGACATTTATCCCTCTTTGAGTTCCAACTGAAGAGATATCCAATATTATTAGTGGTGTTTTTTCATTAACATAACTCAAAATCTCATCTAAATCATAGTTCATCAATTTTCCATCTTTAAAATCCAAACTTAAAATAATATCATTTTCTTTTAATAAATTTAAATCTTCTAATGTTTCCGTTCCAATAATTACCTTATCGCAAATTTTTAAAACATTTTGTAAATCATTTTTATCCTTAATTCCCGCATCTACGATTTTGTTCATATCTATTTTTTTAATTATCTCAAAATTATCTCCTTTCCCCATTATGGCATCCAAATCAGCAATATATACTGTTTTTGCTCCGTTTTCTTTATATTTTTCTGCTATTTCTATGGGGTTG
Above is a window of Methanotorris formicicus Mc-S-70 DNA encoding:
- a CDS encoding HisA/HisF family protein; translation: MEIIPVLDVMGGLAVHGKSGKREDYKPLKSVLCNSSNPIEIAEKYKENGAKTVYIADLDAIMGKGDNFEIIKKIDMNKIVDAGIKDKNDLQNVLKICDKVIIGTETLEDLNLLKENDIILSLDFKDGKLMNYDLDEILSYVNEKTPLIILDISSVGTQRGINVELIKNIINKVDNPIYIGGGIKNEDDIRVAYDLGVDGILIATAIHKGILNLRELIEKY
- the truA gene encoding tRNA pseudouridine(38-40) synthase TruA, whose protein sequence is MYILKIAYDGRYSSQSQPHRNTVVDVLMYALKECGYLKEEKIIFSGGRTDKGVSALGNFVVVELNKKPILSFIYSKLRGKGIWVLGYREIDEIPNVEYRHYRYILPNENYNIELIREASKKLIGTHSFHNLSKKDRSKERSSIRTIYNIKIDANEYFITIDVIGESFLWNMVRKIVTALSYVGSKKKPVDWIDKLLDVNYREGVPPAPAEGLILIEAKVDVEYIYDDYVLRKFREEWEEEYKKSIMKMGICKSMLNFFK
- the comE gene encoding sulfopyruvate decarboxylase subunit beta; protein product: MSSMRRIDIIRILMKHVEDELVISNIGFPSKELYHVKDRDRNFYMLGSMGLASSIGLGLALSTQEKVVVIDGDGSVLMNMGSLSTIGYMKPENLVLVIVDNSAYGSTGNQPTHTTNTDLEKVAKACGIDAVTVETEEELEEVFKKALKENKLKVIIAKAIPYNEKVKDIDIPPVVIKYRFMKSFSKN
- a CDS encoding pyridoxal phosphate-dependent aminotransferase; this translates as MLSERVMDFESFEVMDILAKCEDMERRGEDVIHLEIGEPDFDTPKPIVDACLDALKDGKTHYTDSLGIYELREKLSEKYKREYGVDVSPNNIIITGGSSLGLFFAISSIIDRGDEVLIQNPSYPCYKNIIKFCGGIPVYCNFEEIENYISKRTKAVIVNSPSNPLGEVVSKEIFKEIYENVPYVISDEIYSGLVYEGKHVSAIELDENLEKTIIVNGFSKLYAMTGWRIGYVISNREIINAVLKLQQNLFIAPTTFAQYGALKVFDDNVKKARDYMIKEFDRRRRLVLKYIKSFGWRVNNPVAAYYFPDVGMDGREFSTKLLEEKKVATVPGIGFGSVGKNHIRISYANSYEKIKEGMERIKEFIEF
- a CDS encoding methionine adenosyltransferase, translated to MRNIIVKKLDLQPVEERPVEIVERKGLGHPDSICDGIAESVSRALCNMYKERFGTVLHHNTDQVELVGGHAYPKFGGGNMVSPIYILLSGRATMQIHDKEKNEIIKLPVSTVAVKAAREYLKKILRNADIDKDVVVDCRIGQGSMDLIDVFERQKNKVPLSNDTSFGVGYAPLSTTEKIVLETEKYLNSDELKKELPAVGEDIKVMGLREGKKITLTIAMAVVDKYVKDVEEYRKIIEDVRSRIEKIAKEIAKDYEVEIHINTADDYERESVFLTVIGTSAEMGDDGSVGRGNRVNGLITPFRPMSMEAASGKNPINHVGKIYNILANLIANDIAKLDGVKECYVRILSQIGKPIDQPKALDIEIITEEGYKLEYIEPKAKEIANKWLDNIMEVTEMIIEGKVTTF
- a CDS encoding transcriptional regulator codes for the protein MSIFNSVVRVRILAVLYGLEYCDFNYLKERLGLTDGNLEHHLKKLEEVGFIEQKKSIINGRVKTLIKITNKGRGAFKNYIYEILQLSKEKENYDC